One region of Quercus lobata isolate SW786 chromosome 2, ValleyOak3.0 Primary Assembly, whole genome shotgun sequence genomic DNA includes:
- the LOC115973078 gene encoding uncharacterized protein LOC115973078 — MPVDKILAQIKDKHYLKWPRQLHSLPNVRDKKKYCHFHKDHDHYIEDYRDLKKQIEELIRKGKLQRFVKKGEHSRSRDDDKDKCEAPPRDEDRTPQRPPSVIGEIKTITGGPSIGGSFKSLKKSYKRQVNNVHRISPMKQRRMDREMFFSEEDAKGVKQPHDDPLVIMLTIEGFNTRRILVDNGSSTDIIYLSTFQQLKIQEGCPHLTPPSSTSVETGYIPKA, encoded by the coding sequence ATGcctgttgataaaattttggcGCAGATTAAAGATAAGCACTATCTCAAATGGCCTAGGCAATTACATTCATTACCCAACGTGCGTGATAAGAAGAAGTATTGCCATTTCCACAAGGATCATGACCATTACATAGAGGATTACAGAGACTTGAAAAAGCAGATAGAGGAGCTCATACGAAAAGGGAAATTGCAGAGATTTGTGAAGAAGGGGGAGCACAGCAGGTCCAGGGATGATGACAAGGACAAATGTGAAGCCCCACCAAGGGACGAGGACCGTACGCCTCAACGTCCGCCAAGTGTGATCGGGGAGATTAAGACAATCACAGGCGGACCATCCATAGGAGGGTCATTTAAGTCCCTCAAGAAGTCATATAAAAGGCAGGTGAACAACGTCCACAGGATATCCCCGATGAAACAGAGACGAATGGACAGGGAGATGTTTTTCTCTGAAGAAGATGCCAAAGGGGTGAAGCAGCCTCATGATGATCCCTTGGTCATAATGTTAACAATAGAAGGGTTCaacaccaggagaatcctcgtGGATAATGGTAGCTCCACGGATATCATCTACCTTTCTACTTTTCAGCAGCTGAAGATCCAGGAAGGCTGTCCCCATTTGACTCCCCCCTCATC
- the LOC115976944 gene encoding ribulose bisphosphate carboxylase/oxygenase activase, chloroplastic: protein MMHRPNDHRSRSAKPLTIHGYAQSGDLLGFQRLLRDNPSLLNDTNPVMAQTPLHVSAGYNRAEIVQFLLDWQGPGKVELEAKNMYGETPLHMAAKNGCSDAARLLLAHGALIESKANNGMTPLHLAVWYSLRAEDCSTVKTLLEYNADCSAKDNEGMTPLNHLAQGPGSEKLQKLLHWHLEEQRKRKAIEACSETKAKMDELENEISNVVGLHELKVQLRKWAKGMLLDERRRALGLKVGARRSPHMAFLGNPGTGKTMVARILGKLLHMVGILPTDKVTEVQRTDLVGEFVGHTGPKTRRKIKDAEGGILFVDEAYRLIPMQKADDKDYGLEALEEIMSVMDSGKVVVIFAGYSEPMKRVIASNEGFCRRVTKFFYFNDFSSEELAKILHIKMNNQAEESSLYGFKLHTSCTEEAVAALIESETTEKQRKEMNGGLVDPMLVNARENLDLRLSFDCIDTDEIQTITLEDLEAGLHLLSRVS from the exons ATGATGCATAGGCCAAACGATCATCGCTCAAGATCTGCCAAGCCGCTCACCATTCATGGCTACGCTCAGTCTGGTGACCTTCTTGGCTTTCAGAGGCTACTCCGTGACAACCCCTCTCTTCTCAACGACACAAACCCCGTT ATGGCACAGACACCACTTCATGTTTCTGCTGGTTACAACAGGGCTGAGATAGTTCAATTTCTTCTTGATTGGCAAGGGCCAGGAAAGGTTGAGTTGGAAGCCAAGAACATG TACGGAGAAACTCCATTGCACATGGCAGCAAAGAATGGGTGCAGTGATGCTGCACGGTTGCTTCTAGCTCATGGTGCTCTTATTGAATCCAAAGCAAAT AATGGAATGACACCATTACACCTTGCTGTTTGGTACTCACTTCGAGCTGAAGACTGCTCTACTGTCAAGACATTACTCGAGTACAATGCTGACTGTAGTGCTAAGGATAAT GAGGGCATGACACCTCTGAATCATCTCGCACAAGGCCCTGGAAGTGAAAAGTTGCAGAAACTATTGCACTGGCATCTTGAAGAGCAGCGAAAGAGAAAAGCAATTGAAGCATGCAGTGAAACTAAAGCTAAGATGGATGaacttgaaaatgaaatatCAAATGTAGTAGGTTTGCATGAGCTCAAAGTACAACTACGTAAATGGGCAAAGGGGATGCTTTTGGATGAGAGGCGTAGGGCCCTTGGGCTGAAAGTCGGCGCTAGAAGATCCCCACATATGGCGTTCCTTGGCAATCCTGGAACAG GTAAGACTATGGTAGCTCGAATCCTTGGAAAATTACTCCATATGGTGGGAATTTTACCAACTGACAAGGTAACAGAAGTACAGCGGACTGATTTGGTTGGAGAATTTGTTGGTCATACTGGGCCAAAAACTAGGAGGAAG ATTAAAGACGCAGAGGGAGGAATTCTTTTTGTGGATGAAGCATATCGACTGATACCTATGCAGAAGGCAGATGATAAGGACTATGGATTGGAAGCCTTAGAAGAGATCATGTCTGTCATGGACAGTGGAAAAGTTGTGGTCATCTTTGCTGGGTATAGTGAACCGATGAAGCGTGTCATTGCTTCTAATGAAGGTTTCTGCAGACGGGTGActaaatttttctattttaacgaCTTCAGTTCAGAAGAATTAGCCAAGATTCTCCATATCAAGATGAATAATCAAGCAGAGGAGAGCTCATTGTATGGATTTAAGTTACACACTTCTTGTACTGAAGAAGCCGTGGCAGCACTGATAGAGAGTGAAACAACGGAAAAGCAGCGTAAGGAGATGAATGGTGGTTTAGTGGATCCAATGCTAGTTAATGCTAGAGAGAATTTGGACCTGAGGCTCTCTTTTGATTGTATAGACACAGATGAAATTCAGACTATTACCCTAGAAGACTTAGAAGCTGGTCTACATCTGTTATCACGAGTGTCATAG